In the Coleofasciculus sp. FACHB-1120 genome, one interval contains:
- a CDS encoding DUF6737 family protein, with protein sequence MYKKDPESPWTYKPWWCQPWSILLTSITVISASWTLTKTIWITAGVSIPVLVWMSYFLLLWPRLMRDHYQQTENSVSEE encoded by the coding sequence GTGTATAAAAAAGACCCCGAAAGCCCTTGGACCTACAAACCTTGGTGGTGTCAGCCCTGGTCTATTTTGCTGACGAGTATTACTGTCATCAGTGCATCTTGGACACTAACCAAAACAATCTGGATAACGGCTGGCGTCTCGATTCCCGTTCTTGTCTGGATGTCGTACTTTTTGCTACTCTGGCCTCGACTCATGCGGGATCATTATCAACAAACCGAAAATTCTGTAAGTGAAGAATGA
- a CDS encoding NAD(P)H-quinone oxidoreductase subunit M yields MLLKCTTRHIRIYTAEVKNNELVESDTVLTLDIDPDNEFNWNEDALQQVYGKFDEMVESYNGADLTEYNLRRIGSDLEHFLRSLLQQGQISYNLSSRVLNYSMGLPQVSTQSAE; encoded by the coding sequence ATGCTGCTAAAGTGTACGACTCGCCACATCCGCATCTATACTGCCGAGGTTAAGAACAACGAACTTGTCGAGAGTGACACTGTATTAACCCTGGATATAGATCCAGATAATGAATTTAACTGGAACGAAGACGCTCTGCAACAAGTTTATGGCAAGTTTGACGAAATGGTTGAATCCTATAACGGTGCAGATTTAACAGAATATAATCTGCGCCGTATCGGTTCAGACTTGGAACATTTTTTGAGAAGTCTGCTACAGCAGGGGCAAATTAGTTACAACCTGAGCAGCCGAGTTCTCAACTACAGCATGGGCTTGCCTCAGGTTAGCACTCAATCGGCAGAGTAG
- a CDS encoding 3-isopropylmalate dehydratase, protein MGALIRGAIFVLDDNIDTDQIIPAEYLTLVPSKPDEYEKLGSYALIGLPDRYGKFVASGEIKTQYPIIIAGENFGCGSSREHAPIALGASGVKAVVAQSYARIFFRNCAATGELYPWESVERLCDQFETGQEVSIDFEQNQLINHTLGKTYSLQPLGDVGPVIDAGGIFAYARQTGMIPTR, encoded by the coding sequence ATGGGCGCATTGATTCGCGGCGCAATTTTTGTTTTGGATGACAACATCGATACCGATCAAATTATCCCGGCTGAATACCTGACTCTGGTTCCTTCCAAGCCTGACGAGTACGAGAAATTGGGCAGTTATGCCTTGATTGGATTGCCGGATCGTTATGGAAAGTTTGTGGCTTCTGGAGAAATCAAGACCCAGTATCCTATCATTATTGCTGGGGAAAACTTTGGCTGCGGTTCTTCACGGGAACACGCCCCGATTGCTTTGGGTGCTAGTGGCGTTAAAGCGGTAGTGGCTCAGTCTTATGCTCGGATCTTTTTCCGCAATTGTGCTGCGACTGGGGAACTTTACCCTTGGGAATCAGTTGAGCGGTTGTGCGATCAATTTGAAACGGGGCAGGAAGTTTCAATTGATTTTGAACAAAATCAGCTGATTAACCATACCTTGGGTAAAACTTATTCTCTCCAGCCTTTGGGCGACGTCGGACCCGTGATTGATGCAGGAGGAATTTTTGCTTATGCTCGGCAAACGGGAATGATTCCCACTAGGTAG
- a CDS encoding GAF domain-containing protein: MNDAQADMDAASAIAKRMSPLVAKRRVSVSEAAQEDLAAVKELQTAATLTVEPLISPMPNPVEPGFIEEYKGALMHYPSDRRIQLGQQITQILLASPDPEAVLPKIAEVVGGSLQADACFIKAIASHQATPQDAFWYAEALSRSNGTSNAADAATAESKGMRPLSSKVWMQENAVLEEILSAREPVAISDTQAIETGRTWEDPVRAVLGIQTQFQSSANGVIVVGRSQPGDWTEIEKELLKAVSDSVAIAISQVQLQRQVRIAAQYQILINQLTLAIRAGRDVNQILQLALAGTAQAFQVHRGFILLLKYVAPPLKNRSLKQIPKAKVTVVCEWPSQSNNAQSNNEQAEAVEETNASVSPSWLNHSFALSECHWCQQAFMQSPELLAIANQADLATSNPADTSASQSSDLFNPEAMPALLMVPLESQGTVLGFLVLQNYQPRSWQSEELELVKLVSAQASTAIIQTQSLRQVQALVEERTAQLQGSMEVQAKLYEKTRQQLDQLRQLNQVKDEFIANLSHELKTPLTTMKLAICMLRQAELPPELRAKYLEILDEKCTQEINLIEDLLALQKLESKKSSIALQKIDLKQVIQELVEPFEQKWVDKGLTLAVELPKRSLMLQTDADSLNRILQELLTNAGKYCEPDSTVHLRATHEINPQGNQIVLRLSNNGPGISPTEMGYIFDKFRRGEGITQQAIQGTGLGLALVKSLVQHLNGAIAVSSCSAEDTHACETCFTLTLPQSFDSTQV; encoded by the coding sequence ATGAATGATGCACAAGCGGATATGGATGCAGCCAGCGCGATCGCAAAGCGGATGTCCCCATTGGTCGCGAAGCGGCGCGTTAGCGTTAGTGAAGCGGCTCAGGAAGATCTGGCGGCTGTCAAAGAGCTGCAAACGGCTGCAACCTTGACAGTAGAGCCTCTCATTTCACCGATGCCCAACCCAGTTGAACCGGGTTTTATAGAGGAATACAAGGGCGCACTCATGCATTACCCCAGCGATCGCCGCATTCAGTTAGGGCAACAGATTACTCAAATCCTTCTAGCAAGCCCAGATCCGGAAGCGGTATTGCCCAAGATTGCGGAGGTGGTGGGAGGGAGTTTACAGGCAGATGCTTGTTTTATAAAAGCGATCGCAAGCCATCAGGCGACGCCACAGGATGCTTTTTGGTATGCAGAGGCACTGTCAAGGTCTAACGGAACATCCAACGCGGCGGATGCGGCAACCGCTGAGTCTAAGGGTATGCGTCCTCTGTCCTCGAAAGTATGGATGCAAGAGAATGCCGTACTAGAAGAGATCCTGAGCGCTCGCGAACCCGTAGCGATTTCGGATACTCAAGCAATTGAAACTGGACGTACCTGGGAAGATCCGGTACGTGCCGTGCTGGGAATTCAAACCCAATTTCAATCCTCAGCAAATGGGGTGATTGTCGTCGGACGATCGCAACCAGGCGATTGGACAGAGATTGAAAAAGAATTGCTGAAAGCTGTGTCAGACTCAGTTGCGATTGCAATTTCTCAAGTCCAACTCCAGCGACAGGTGCGTATCGCTGCCCAATACCAAATCCTGATCAACCAGCTGACGCTGGCAATTCGGGCTGGCAGAGACGTGAATCAGATTCTCCAACTCGCGCTTGCCGGTACAGCTCAAGCTTTCCAAGTTCACCGTGGCTTTATTCTACTGCTGAAATACGTCGCTCCCCCGTTGAAAAACCGTTCTTTAAAGCAGATTCCTAAAGCGAAAGTTACGGTAGTTTGCGAATGGCCTTCCCAAAGCAACAACGCCCAAAGTAACAACGAACAAGCAGAAGCGGTTGAAGAAACAAACGCTTCTGTTTCGCCTTCTTGGTTAAACCATTCCTTTGCGCTCTCGGAGTGTCACTGGTGCCAACAAGCCTTCATGCAGTCGCCTGAGCTATTGGCGATCGCGAATCAAGCGGATCTCGCCACCAGCAACCCAGCAGACACCTCTGCCAGTCAATCCTCCGACCTCTTTAACCCAGAAGCCATGCCTGCTCTGTTGATGGTTCCCCTGGAAAGTCAAGGCACCGTGTTGGGGTTCCTGGTGCTACAGAATTATCAGCCTCGTTCCTGGCAATCTGAGGAATTAGAGCTAGTAAAATTGGTCAGCGCTCAGGCGAGTACGGCAATCATTCAAACGCAATCATTACGCCAAGTGCAAGCTCTCGTGGAGGAGCGTACTGCCCAGTTGCAAGGCAGTATGGAAGTGCAGGCGAAGTTGTACGAAAAAACTCGCCAACAACTCGATCAGTTGCGGCAACTCAATCAAGTGAAGGATGAATTCATCGCTAATCTGAGCCATGAGTTAAAGACACCGCTCACCACGATGAAGCTAGCGATTTGTATGTTACGTCAAGCGGAACTGCCGCCAGAGCTTCGTGCTAAGTACCTGGAAATCCTGGACGAGAAGTGTACTCAAGAAATTAATTTGATCGAGGACTTACTCGCTCTTCAGAAACTGGAGTCGAAGAAATCTTCAATCGCTCTGCAAAAGATAGACCTCAAGCAGGTTATTCAAGAGTTGGTTGAGCCGTTTGAGCAGAAATGGGTGGATAAAGGATTAACGCTAGCAGTAGAGTTACCTAAGCGATCGCTAATGCTCCAGACTGACGCGGATAGCCTCAATCGCATACTGCAAGAACTTTTGACCAATGCTGGCAAATATTGTGAGCCAGATTCTACCGTTCATCTGCGTGCTACTCACGAGATTAATCCGCAAGGGAATCAGATTGTTCTTCGCTTGAGTAACAATGGGCCTGGCATCTCGCCAACAGAAATGGGGTATATCTTTGATAAATTCCGCCGGGGTGAAGGCATCACCCAACAAGCGATTCAAGGCACTGGGTTGGGCTTAGCTCTGGTAAAGTCTTTAGTACAGCACCTCAATGGCGCGATCGCTGTCTCCAGTTGTTCTGCTGAAGATACTCACGCTTGCGAAACCTGCTTTACGCTCACCTTGCCTCAATCTTTTGACAGCACCCAAGTCTAA
- a CDS encoding AarF/ABC1/UbiB kinase family protein produces the protein MLAKAPLKRLRWQRTKYTPLARQLDIFGAAAEWVFYLWWDSIFRNTSPLHKKRRAQWLVETLLDLGPTFIKIGQALSTRADLLPLEYVEALGQLQDRVPEFNAEQAVALIESELDNSIHALYREFDRFPIAAASLGQVHKARLHTGEDVVVKVQRPGLERLFKLDFQALGRLVRFSRRYMPWTRKYELEAIYSEFFNLLYQEIDYIQEGKNAERFAANFLGYPRILIPKVYWRYTTTKILTVEYLPGIKVSDRKTIEACGLDPKRINQLGICCYLKQLLQDGFFQADPHPGNMAVSQDGSLIFYDFGMMAELKSIAKDQMIRTFFAVLKKDTDEVLDTLIDMGLVVPVSDMTPVRRLLTFILDKFTEKPIDVKAFSEMSTEVYAMFEQQPFRLPAQMTFILKALTTLDGIARTLDPEYNPVAAAQPFIKSITVSQAKGNLIGELARQAKNFIGYKLRQPKASEILIRRLEERIEQGELQLRVRTLESDRILKRINLALKSLIYACLTGFTLLSAAVLLALPSYSSWAIAIFGLSGLWFLVLLRSLFNLGLKEKIDKLAEK, from the coding sequence ATGCTCGCAAAAGCTCCACTGAAACGCCTACGTTGGCAACGAACGAAATATACTCCCCTTGCTCGTCAACTAGACATTTTTGGAGCGGCAGCAGAGTGGGTGTTTTATTTATGGTGGGATAGTATCTTTAGAAATACTTCCCCTTTACATAAAAAGCGTCGGGCACAGTGGTTAGTTGAAACTTTACTAGATTTAGGTCCAACTTTTATTAAGATTGGGCAAGCATTATCTACCCGCGCGGATTTGCTGCCTCTAGAATATGTAGAAGCGTTGGGACAACTACAGGATCGGGTTCCGGAATTTAATGCCGAGCAAGCAGTCGCGCTTATTGAATCTGAACTCGATAATTCAATTCATGCCCTGTATCGGGAGTTCGATCGTTTTCCGATTGCTGCGGCTAGCTTAGGACAAGTCCATAAAGCACGGCTGCATACGGGTGAAGATGTCGTTGTCAAAGTACAACGTCCGGGATTAGAAAGGTTATTTAAATTAGATTTTCAAGCTCTGGGTAGGCTTGTCCGTTTTTCGCGGCGCTATATGCCCTGGACAAGGAAATATGAATTAGAAGCGATTTATAGTGAATTTTTTAATCTTCTTTATCAAGAAATTGATTATATTCAAGAAGGCAAAAATGCTGAACGTTTTGCTGCCAATTTCCTTGGTTATCCTCGAATTCTGATTCCCAAAGTTTACTGGCGTTACACAACTACCAAAATTTTAACTGTAGAATATTTACCTGGAATCAAAGTAAGCGATCGCAAAACAATTGAAGCCTGTGGATTAGACCCGAAAAGAATCAACCAACTTGGCATTTGTTGCTATTTAAAACAACTCTTGCAAGATGGTTTTTTTCAGGCAGATCCTCATCCTGGAAATATGGCAGTCAGCCAGGATGGCAGCTTAATTTTTTATGACTTTGGGATGATGGCAGAACTCAAGTCCATTGCCAAAGACCAAATGATTAGAACCTTTTTTGCTGTCTTAAAAAAGGATACAGACGAAGTATTGGATACTTTAATTGATATGGGTTTAGTAGTGCCCGTCTCGGATATGACTCCGGTACGAAGATTATTAACTTTTATTTTAGATAAGTTCACTGAAAAACCGATTGATGTCAAAGCTTTTAGTGAAATGAGTACCGAAGTTTATGCCATGTTTGAGCAGCAACCCTTTCGCTTGCCTGCCCAGATGACGTTTATTTTAAAGGCATTAACCACACTCGATGGGATCGCTAGGACACTCGATCCTGAATATAATCCAGTAGCAGCGGCTCAACCTTTTATTAAAAGTATTACTGTCTCTCAAGCTAAGGGAAATCTAATCGGGGAACTTGCCCGACAAGCAAAAAATTTTATTGGTTATAAATTGCGACAGCCAAAAGCTTCGGAAATTTTAATCCGGCGCTTAGAAGAACGAATTGAACAGGGAGAGTTACAACTGCGGGTGCGAACCCTTGAAAGCGATCGCATCCTCAAACGGATTAATTTAGCCCTAAAAAGCCTAATTTATGCTTGCTTAACAGGTTTTACCCTCCTGTCGGCGGCAGTGCTGCTGGCGCTACCTTCCTATAGTAGTTGGGCGATCGCTATTTTTGGCTTATCAGGTCTATGGTTCTTGGTGTTGCTACGCTCTCTCTTCAATTTAGGCCTGAAAGAAAAAATAGACAAACTCGCTGAAAAATAG